The Coregonus clupeaformis isolate EN_2021a chromosome 8, ASM2061545v1, whole genome shotgun sequence genome has a segment encoding these proteins:
- the LOC121571371 gene encoding histone H2B-like, producing the protein MPEPAKSAPKKGSKKAVTKTAGKGGKKRRKSRKESYAIYVYKVLKQVHPDTGISSKAMGIMNSFVNDIFERIAGESSRLAHYNKRSTITSREIQTAVRLLLPGELAKHAMSEGTKAVTKYTSSK; encoded by the coding sequence ATGCCCGAGCCAGCAAAGTCAGCgcccaagaagggctccaagaaAGCCGTCACCAAGACCGCAGGGAAGGGCGGCAAGAAGCGCAGAAAGTCCAGGAAGGAGAGTTACGCCATCTACGTGTACAAAGTCCTGAAGCAGGTCCACCCCGACACCGGCATCTCCTCCAAGGCCATGGGAATCATGAACTCCTTCGTGAACGACATCTTCGAGCGTATCGCCGGAGAGTCCTCTCGCCTGGCCCACTACAACAAGCGTTCTACCATCACCTCCAGGGAAATCCAGACCGCAGTGCGCCTGCTGCTCCCCGGTGAACTTGCCAAACACGCCATGTCCGAGGGCACCAAGGCCGTAACCAAGTACACCAGCTCCAAGTAA
- the LOC121561702 gene encoding LOW QUALITY PROTEIN: histone H4 (The sequence of the model RefSeq protein was modified relative to this genomic sequence to represent the inferred CDS: deleted 2 bases in 1 codon) yields MFGRGKGGKGRKRRRKRHRKVLRDNIQGITKPAIRRLARRGGVKRISGLIYEETRGVLKVFLENVIHDAVTYTEHAKRKTVTAMDVVYALKCQGRTLYGFGS; encoded by the exons ATGTTTGGAAGAGGCAAAGGCGGCAAGGGA CGGAAAAGGAGGCGCAAGCGTCACCGCAAAGTTCTCCGCGATAACATCCAGGGAATCACCAAGCCCGCTATCCGCCGTCTGGCTCGCCGCGGCGGCGTGAAGCGGATTTCCGGTCTGATCTACGAGGAGACCCGTGGTGTCCTGAAGGTGTTCCTGGAGAACGTGATCCATGACGCAGTCACCTACACCGAGCACGCCAAGAGGAAGACCGTTACCGCCATGGACGTGGTCTACGCTCTGAAATGTCAGGGACGCACCCTGTACGGTTTCGGCAGTTAA
- the LOC121571370 gene encoding histone H2A — MSGRGKTGGKARAKAKTRSSRAGLQFPVGRVHRLLRKGNYAERVGAGAPVYLAAVLEYLTAEILELAGNAARDNKKTRIIPRHLQLAVRNDEELNKLLGGVTIAQGGVLPNIQAVLLPKKTEKAVKAK, encoded by the coding sequence ATGAGCGGAAGAGGCAAAACCGGAGGCAAGGCCAGGGCGAAGGCAAAGACCCGTTCATCCCGTGCCGGGCTCCAGTTCCCCGTGGGCCGTGTGCACAGGCTGCTGCGCAAAGGCAACTATGCCGAGCGTGTGGGCGCTGGCGCACCAGTCTACCTGGCCGCCGTGCTCGAGTACCtgactgctgagatcctggagttggcCGGCAACGCTGCCCGTGACAACAAGAAGACTCGTATCATCCCCCGTCACCTGCAACTGGCCGTCCGTAATGACGAGGAGCTGAACAAACTGCTCGGCGGTGTGACCATCGCTCAGGGTGGTGTGCTGCCCAACATCCAGGCAGTGCTACTCCCCAAGAAGACCGAGAAGGCAGTCAAAGCCAAGTAA
- the LOC121571368 gene encoding histone H1-like, which yields MAEVAPAPAAAAPAKAPKKKAAAKPKKAGPSVGELIVKAVTASKERSGVSLATLKKTLAAGGYDVEKNNSHVKIAVKSLVTKGTLVQTKGTGASGSFKLNKKAVEAKKPAKKAAVPKVKKVAAKKPAAAKKPKKVAAKKAVAAKKSPKKAKKPATPKKAAKSPKKVKKPAAAAKKAAKSPKKATKAAKPKAAKPKAAKAKKAAPKKK from the coding sequence atggcagaAGTCGCACCAGCACCCGCTGCCGCCGCGCCGGCCAAGGCACCCAAGAAGAAGGCAGCAGCCAAGCCCAAGAAAGCGGGACCCAGCGTAGGCGAGCTCATCGTCAAGGCTGTGACCGCCTCCAAGGAGAGGAGCGGCGTGTCCCTGGCCACGCTCAAGAAGACGCTGGCGGCAGGCGGCTACGACGTGGAGAAGAACAACTCCCACGTCAAGATCGCAGTCAAGAGCCTCGTCACCAAGGGCACCCTGGTCCAGACCAAGGGCACCGGTGCATCCGGCTCCTTCAAGCTCAACAAGAAAGCCGTCGAGGCGAAGAAGCCCGCCAAGAAAGCCGCAGTCCCCAAAGTAAAGAAGGTGGCCGCCAAGAAGCCCGCCGCGGCGAAGAAGCCCAAGAAGGTAGCAGCAAAGAAGGCCGTCGCCGCAAAGAAGTCCCCCAAGAAGGCCAAGAAGCCCGCTACACCCAAAAAGGCCgccaagagccccaagaaggtgaagaagccggCCGCAGCGGCCAAGAAGGCAgccaagagccccaagaaggctacaaaggcagccaagcccaaagccgccaagcccaaggcagccaaggccaagaaggcagcccccaagaagaagtaa